AACTCGACCGCCCAGCCGGGGATTTCCGGCCTGGGGATGCGGGTCAGGTCCTCCTCGGAGCCGACGTGCAGCACCGTGATCGTGCCGGGACCCACGCCCAGGGTCCGGACCAGATCGGCCGCGGCCTCGATCGCTCGTTGTGGCCGCGGATCCCGGTCGGCCGGGATCAGGATGTGCCTCAGCGAAATTGCGCCGCTTTCAGCGTGGACGAATCCCGGCACCCGCCGCGGCACAAAGAGCGTGCGAGTTCCCGAGGTGCGCGCAATCGCCTCCGCCAGGCCCGGGTGCAGCAGCCGGCTCAGCCCCTGGCGCTGGTGGGTGGACACCACCATGAGATCCACCTCATGGACCATGACGAAACGACTGATCGCCTCGGCGGGGTCGTCCGAGAGCTTTTGTGCCTTGCGGACATGAAGTCCGAGCAGGGAGAGATCCCGGTGGTGTGCGCCGGGCGGCAGCAGCCCCCAGCGGGTGAGCGTCTCACGAACACCCGGGAAATCCGCCCAGTCGGTCGGCTCGTCCAGCGTGCCCACGTGCAGGAGATGGAG
Above is a genomic segment from Verrucomicrobiia bacterium containing:
- a CDS encoding universal stress protein; this translates as MSANGYRSILHPTDFSRGSDAAFAHAVRIAVAFQSVLHLLHVGTLDEPTDWADFPGVRETLTRWGLLPPGAHHRDLSLLGLHVRKAQKLSDDPAEAISRFVMVHEVDLMVVSTHQRQGLSRLLHPGLAEAIARTSGTRTLFVPRRVPGFVHAESGAISLRHILIPADRDPRPQRAIEAAADLVRTLGVGPGTITVLHVGSEEDLTRIPRPEIPGWAVEFVTVTGDVVDTILEVSDEREADLIVMGTRGRHGFLDAIRGTTTERVLRGAKCPLLTVPSA